One part of the Streptomyces ferrugineus genome encodes these proteins:
- a CDS encoding L,D-transpeptidase — translation MRHAQGRARRAGAALAAVLTWAGLLAGAAGCTSDGGIGEMLGKAPAPEDVIRVTPDDGSKGARPDDRLLVRVPSGRLESVRVVKSQDAQETPVPGHISKDGLRWEPEDDRLALAAKYTIDAVALDGHGRRSARHTTFTTYVPDERFIGYVAPENRSTVGTGMIVSLEFNREIRDRAAVERAVQVTAEPAVEVSPHWFGRARLDFRPRTYWKPGTRVTVALRLRDVEGAPGVYGLQYKTFSFTVGRHQASLVDAAKHTMEVRRDDELLATVPVTAGAPKTTTYNGKMVVTEMLELTRMNGATVGFKKKNGKGEYDIPDVPHAMRLTDSGTFLHGNYWADASIFGRTNVSHGCVGLMDVKGGGSDTPAGWFFDRSLVGDVVEVVRSKDKKVAPDNGLGGWNMGWKEWKAGSAVK, via the coding sequence GTGAGGCATGCACAAGGGCGCGCGCGGCGCGCGGGGGCCGCGTTGGCCGCCGTACTGACATGGGCAGGACTGCTGGCCGGGGCGGCCGGCTGTACTTCGGACGGCGGCATCGGCGAGATGCTGGGCAAGGCGCCGGCACCCGAGGACGTCATCCGGGTCACCCCAGACGACGGCTCCAAGGGCGCACGCCCCGACGACCGGCTGCTCGTCCGCGTGCCCAGCGGGCGCCTGGAGTCGGTCAGGGTCGTCAAGTCCCAGGACGCCCAGGAGACCCCCGTCCCCGGGCACATCTCCAAGGACGGCCTGCGCTGGGAGCCCGAGGACGACAGGCTCGCGCTGGCCGCCAAGTACACGATCGACGCGGTGGCCCTCGACGGCCACGGGCGCCGCAGCGCACGGCACACGACCTTCACCACGTACGTCCCCGACGAGCGGTTCATCGGCTACGTCGCCCCGGAGAACCGCTCCACCGTCGGCACCGGGATGATCGTCTCCCTGGAGTTCAACCGGGAGATCCGCGACCGGGCGGCCGTCGAACGCGCCGTCCAGGTCACCGCCGAGCCGGCCGTGGAGGTCAGCCCGCACTGGTTCGGCAGGGCCCGCCTCGACTTCCGCCCCCGGACCTACTGGAAGCCCGGCACCAGGGTCACCGTCGCCCTGCGCCTGCGGGACGTCGAGGGGGCACCCGGGGTCTACGGCCTCCAGTACAAGACGTTCTCCTTCACCGTCGGCCGCCATCAGGCCTCGCTCGTCGACGCCGCCAAGCACACCATGGAGGTCCGGCGCGACGACGAACTGCTCGCCACCGTCCCCGTGACCGCGGGCGCCCCGAAGACCACCACCTACAACGGCAAGATGGTGGTCACCGAGATGCTCGAACTGACCCGCATGAACGGCGCCACCGTCGGCTTCAAGAAGAAGAACGGCAAGGGCGAGTACGACATCCCCGACGTCCCGCACGCCATGCGCCTGACCGACTCCGGCACCTTCCTGCACGGCAACTACTGGGCCGACGCCTCGATCTTCGGCCGGACCAATGTCAGCCACGGCTGCGTCGGCCTCATGGACGTCAAGGGCGGCGGCTCCGACACGCCCGCGGGCTGGTTCTTCGACCGCAGCCTGGTCGGGGACGTCGTCGAAGTCGTCCGCAGCAAAGACAAAAAGGTCGCTCCCGACAATGGCCTCGGAGGATGGAATATGGGCTGGAAGGAGTGGAAGGCAGGTAGTGCGGTGAAGTAA
- the glgX gene encoding glycogen debranching protein GlgX produces MSSAAEQEAVAGAVAAEEGRPAAVVNGARHKAPGVPVWPGTPVPLGARFRVGPDGVAGTNFALWAGGAEAVDLCLFDEEGKETRARLTELTHEIWHGFVPGVMPGQRYGYRVHGRWDPWTGGRWNPAKLLLDPYARAVDGDFSLPPEVYGHVRDWPQQHVADTVRDDRDSAPYVPKGVVVHDDSPDDEWRDDRRPKTPWADSVIYEVHVRGFTKLHPGIPRELRGTYAGLAHPAAVEHLVKLGVTAVELLPVHQFAHEDHLLRKGLRNYWGYNSVGYFAPHAAYAASGTTGQQVGEFKHMVRALHAAGIEVILDVVYNHTAEAGELGPTLSLKGIDNRGYYRLQSDARRYADYTGCGNTLHVVQPHVLRLITDSLRYWVTEMGVDGFRFDLAAALARSMHDVDMLSPFLAVIAQDPVLRRVKLIAEPWDVGSGGYQVGSFPPLWTEWNDRYRNAVRDFWRGALPDVRDLGYRLSGSSDLYAWGGRRPYASVNFVTAHDGFTLRDLVSYERKHNEANGEGNRDGSDDNRAWNCGAEGETDDERVRALRRRQLRNLLTTLLLSTGVPMLVAGDELGRTQRGNNNAYCQDNEISWLDWGLLEEPGWRALFDLTSRLIELRHRHPVLRRRAFFSGRAHSADGLRDLAWFTARGSEMTERDWYAPAATLGMYLSGRDIPGRDERGAPIVDDSFLAVLHAGERPVSFVLPGPPWAQRYEVVVDTSREEQQEAPGVEHRAGAAITVPARAVLLLRVVG; encoded by the coding sequence GTGTCGAGCGCAGCCGAGCAGGAGGCGGTGGCCGGGGCGGTCGCCGCTGAGGAGGGGCGCCCGGCCGCCGTCGTGAACGGCGCGCGGCACAAGGCCCCCGGGGTGCCCGTGTGGCCGGGCACTCCCGTGCCGCTCGGCGCCCGCTTCCGGGTCGGTCCGGACGGGGTGGCGGGCACCAACTTCGCGCTGTGGGCGGGCGGTGCGGAGGCCGTGGACCTGTGTCTCTTCGACGAGGAGGGGAAGGAGACACGGGCCCGGCTGACCGAGCTGACGCACGAGATCTGGCACGGGTTCGTGCCGGGTGTGATGCCCGGTCAGCGCTACGGCTACCGGGTCCACGGCCGCTGGGACCCCTGGACCGGCGGCCGCTGGAACCCGGCGAAGCTGCTCCTGGACCCGTACGCGCGCGCGGTGGACGGCGACTTCAGCCTGCCGCCGGAGGTGTACGGCCATGTCCGCGACTGGCCCCAGCAGCATGTCGCGGACACCGTGCGCGACGACCGGGACTCGGCGCCGTACGTCCCGAAGGGCGTGGTCGTCCACGACGACTCCCCCGACGACGAGTGGAGGGACGACCGCCGGCCGAAGACGCCATGGGCCGACTCGGTGATCTACGAGGTGCACGTACGCGGGTTCACCAAACTGCACCCGGGGATACCGCGCGAGCTGCGGGGCACGTACGCCGGTCTCGCGCATCCGGCGGCGGTCGAGCACCTCGTCAAGCTGGGCGTGACGGCCGTCGAACTGCTCCCCGTCCACCAGTTCGCGCACGAGGACCACCTGCTGCGCAAGGGCCTGCGCAACTACTGGGGCTACAACTCCGTCGGCTACTTCGCCCCGCACGCCGCCTACGCCGCCTCCGGCACCACGGGTCAGCAGGTCGGCGAGTTCAAGCACATGGTGCGCGCCCTGCACGCGGCCGGCATCGAGGTCATCCTCGACGTCGTCTACAACCACACCGCGGAGGCGGGCGAGCTGGGCCCGACGCTGTCGCTGAAGGGCATCGACAACCGGGGGTACTACCGGCTGCAGTCGGACGCGCGCAGGTACGCCGACTACACCGGCTGCGGGAACACACTGCACGTCGTCCAGCCGCACGTCCTGCGGCTCATCACGGACTCACTGCGCTACTGGGTGACGGAGATGGGCGTGGACGGCTTCCGCTTCGACCTGGCGGCGGCGCTGGCCCGCTCCATGCACGACGTCGACATGCTCTCGCCGTTCCTGGCGGTGATCGCCCAGGACCCCGTGCTGCGCCGGGTGAAGCTGATCGCCGAGCCGTGGGACGTGGGGTCGGGCGGGTACCAGGTGGGTTCCTTCCCGCCGCTGTGGACGGAGTGGAACGACCGGTACCGCAACGCCGTACGGGACTTCTGGCGGGGCGCGCTGCCCGACGTGCGGGATCTGGGGTATCGCCTGTCGGGCTCCAGCGACCTGTACGCGTGGGGCGGGCGGCGGCCGTACGCCTCCGTCAACTTCGTGACCGCGCACGACGGTTTCACGCTGCGGGACCTGGTGTCCTACGAGCGCAAGCACAACGAGGCGAACGGCGAGGGCAACCGGGACGGCTCCGACGACAACCGGGCCTGGAACTGCGGGGCCGAGGGGGAGACGGACGACGAGCGGGTACGGGCGCTCAGGCGGCGACAGTTGCGGAACCTGCTGACGACGCTGCTGCTGTCGACGGGCGTGCCGATGCTGGTCGCCGGGGACGAGCTGGGGCGGACCCAGCGGGGCAACAACAACGCCTACTGCCAGGACAACGAGATCAGCTGGCTGGACTGGGGGCTGTTGGAGGAGCCGGGCTGGAGGGCGCTGTTCGACCTGACCTCCCGGCTGATCGAGCTGCGGCACCGGCATCCGGTGCTCCGCCGCCGGGCGTTCTTCTCCGGGCGGGCGCACTCGGCGGACGGGCTGCGGGATCTGGCCTGGTTCACCGCGCGCGGCTCGGAGATGACGGAACGGGACTGGTACGCGCCCGCCGCGACGCTGGGCATGTATCTGTCCGGGCGGGACATCCCGGGCCGGGACGAGCGGGGCGCGCCGATAGTCGACGACAGCTTCCTGGCCGTGCTGCACGCCGGGGAGCGGCCGGTGAGCTTCGTACTGCCGGGGCCGCCGTGGGCGCAGCGGTACGAGGTGGTCGTCGACACCTCGCGGGAGGAGCAACAGGAGGCGCCGGGGGTGGAGCACCGGGCGGGGGCGGCGATCACGGTGCCGGCGCGGGCGGTGTTGTTGCTGCGGGTGGTGGGGTGA
- a CDS encoding response regulator: MSSDEAAISLLIVDDHPVVRDGLRGMFESAPGFKVLGEASNGEEALERAAALDPDVILMDLRMPGGGGVAAIAHLTRVGARAKILVLTTYDTDSDTLPAIEAGATGYLLKDAPRDELCTAVRAAAEGRTVLSPAVASRLVSAVRAPKAPAGEPLSAREREVLALVAKGTSNREIARELFISEATVKTHLTHLYAKLGVNDRAAAVATAYQRGILG; this comes from the coding sequence ATGAGTAGCGACGAGGCGGCCATCTCCCTGTTGATCGTCGACGACCATCCCGTCGTACGGGACGGTCTGCGCGGCATGTTCGAGTCCGCACCCGGATTCAAGGTGCTCGGCGAGGCGTCGAACGGCGAGGAGGCCCTGGAACGGGCCGCCGCCCTCGACCCCGACGTGATCCTGATGGACCTGCGCATGCCGGGCGGCGGCGGGGTCGCGGCCATCGCCCACCTCACCCGCGTCGGCGCCCGCGCCAAGATCCTCGTACTGACCACGTACGATACCGACTCCGACACCCTCCCCGCCATCGAGGCGGGAGCCACGGGCTACCTGCTCAAGGACGCCCCGCGCGACGAGCTGTGCACCGCGGTCCGGGCCGCCGCCGAGGGCCGCACGGTACTCTCCCCGGCCGTCGCCTCCCGCCTGGTCTCCGCCGTCCGCGCGCCGAAGGCCCCCGCGGGCGAGCCCCTCTCCGCCCGTGAGCGCGAGGTCCTGGCCCTGGTCGCCAAGGGCACCTCCAACCGCGAGATCGCCCGTGAGCTCTTCATCAGCGAGGCGACCGTGAAGACCCACCTCACCCACCTGTACGCCAAGCTGGGCGTCAACGACCGCGCGGCGGCGGTCGCGACGGCTTACCAGCGGGGGATCCTGGGCTGA
- a CDS encoding sensor histidine kinase: MTAGDTQLEQRWEQLHRLGPYGLLGVSVLLSAAAADLMDGPAEWYAAGVLLVAAIALQLWWNGTRHRRADRGRAPSPAGIAYYVVRWAIAFALTWINPLFGFYAATGLMDADELLPGGWRRLGVFAAAVTMAGSQSGGLPPKSTGQGVAFAGLVVVNAALHLFVAHFTAQEKQRSRERVATIAELERTNTALQQALDENAALHTQLLVQAREAGVADERRRLAAEIHDTIAQGLTGIIAQLQVVANAPDLPTARVHLDRASALARHSLGEARRSVHNLAPVALEHDGLPQALRSTVTEWAQRTGVRADFTVTGTAEQLHDELSATLLRIAQEALSNASRHARATRVGVTLSFLGDEVILDIRDDGRGFDPLSLPERGSDGGFGLPGMRARAERMAGCLTVESEPGRGTALSARVPLVRHE, from the coding sequence CGGGCTGCTCGGCGTCAGCGTCCTCCTCTCGGCCGCCGCCGCTGACCTGATGGACGGCCCCGCCGAGTGGTATGCCGCCGGGGTCCTGCTCGTCGCCGCGATCGCGCTCCAGCTGTGGTGGAACGGCACCCGCCACCGGCGGGCCGACCGGGGCCGCGCGCCGTCCCCGGCCGGGATCGCGTACTACGTCGTCCGCTGGGCGATCGCCTTCGCGCTCACCTGGATCAACCCGCTCTTCGGCTTCTACGCGGCCACCGGGCTGATGGACGCCGACGAACTGCTCCCGGGCGGGTGGCGGCGGCTCGGTGTGTTCGCCGCCGCCGTCACCATGGCCGGCTCACAGTCCGGCGGGCTGCCGCCAAAGAGCACGGGCCAGGGGGTGGCGTTCGCCGGGCTCGTCGTCGTCAACGCCGCCTTGCATCTGTTCGTCGCTCACTTCACCGCGCAGGAGAAGCAGCGCTCCCGCGAACGCGTCGCCACCATCGCCGAACTCGAACGCACCAACACCGCGTTGCAGCAGGCGCTCGACGAGAACGCCGCCCTCCACACCCAACTCCTCGTCCAGGCCCGCGAGGCCGGCGTCGCCGACGAGCGCCGTCGGCTGGCCGCCGAGATCCACGACACCATCGCCCAGGGCCTGACCGGCATCATCGCCCAGCTCCAGGTCGTCGCGAACGCCCCCGACCTGCCCACCGCCCGCGTCCACCTCGACCGCGCCAGCGCCCTCGCCCGCCACAGCCTCGGCGAGGCCCGCCGCTCGGTGCACAACCTCGCCCCCGTGGCGCTGGAGCACGACGGGCTTCCGCAGGCGCTGCGGAGCACGGTCACCGAATGGGCGCAACGCACCGGCGTACGCGCCGACTTCACCGTCACCGGCACCGCGGAACAGCTCCACGACGAGCTGTCGGCGACCCTGCTCAGGATCGCCCAGGAAGCCCTGTCCAACGCCTCCCGGCACGCCCGCGCGACCCGCGTCGGCGTCACCCTCTCCTTCCTCGGCGACGAGGTGATCCTCGACATCCGCGACGACGGCCGGGGCTTCGACCCGCTCAGCCTCCCCGAGCGCGGCAGCGACGGCGGCTTCGGACTGCCCGGCATGCGCGCCCGCGCCGAGCGCATGGCCGGCTGCCTGACCGTCGAGTCCGAACCGGGGCGCGGCACCGCGCTGTCGGCTCGCGTACCGTTGGTGCGCCATGAGTAG